The region CCGGCGAAGGCCGCCTGCGCAATGTCTTTTCGGGCATCCGTTCGGCCTACCAGCCGGAAGAGCTGATCGGCAAGCTGACCGTGCTGGTGGCCAACCTGGCGCCGCGCAAGATGAAGTTCGGCGTCTCCGAAGGCATGGTGATGGCGGCCTCCGCCGCCGATGAAAAGGCCAATCCGGGCATCTACATCCTGAACCCGTGGCCGGGCGCCGAACCTGGCATGCGCATTCGTTAAGGCGCCATCATGAATATCGTGGTGCGCGAAGCGGGCGATGAGGATGCGGCGTTGATTGCCGGACTGACCCGCGCCGCATGGGCGGGCAAGGTTGCCGCCTCGTCCAGCGGCCACCACGAAACGCCCGAGCAGGTGGCGCGCGCCCTGCGCAGCGGTGGCGGTTTCATCTTGCTGGTCGACGACATGCCGGCCGGCTCCGTGCGCTTCATGCCGCTCGACAGCGAACCGGCTGTCTGGGAAATCTCGCGCATGGGCATCTTGCCGGCCTGGCGCGGCAACCATTGCTCGCAGCACCTGCTCGAAGCCGTGATCCACCATGCGCTGTCCTGCCAGGCCGAGGAATTGCGGCTGGCGGTGCGCCTGGACCAGGGCAAGCTGATCGACTTTTATGCCGCCTTCGGCTTTGAACTGGCCGAAGAGCTGGAATATTCGCACGCCAACCCGGCAGAACCCCCGCCTTCCGTGATGCGGCGCATGCTGCGTTACTAAGTTACGTTATTAAGTTTTAGAAATTTCCATTGCAGGCCAGGCGACAGAATGTCCCACCGCGCTCCCCGGCGCGGTAAAATGTGGCCTGCTGACTTTTTATACAGAAAAGACCATGAAACTGCCTGCAAAACACATGAACTACGTTTCGGACCACACCCTGTTCATCGCCGAACTGAAAGCGAAGAACCCGGGCATTGAAGAAGGCCAGCGCGCCGGCCGCGCCCTGCTGTGGGACAAGCCGCCCGTCAGCCTTGACGAGCAGGACCGCCAGATGGCCTCGGCCGTCAAGCAACAAGCTTACGTGTACCAGAACAAGAACTAATTAGCGCTGGAACCGGCACGATGTTGCCTGAAGAACCGGCGGACGCGCCAGGCACGGCTGTGCCTGACGTGGCCGCGGTCATCGCGCCGCCCGCCCCCGATCCGCTGGCCATCGCCCGCCTGTATGGCGAGCCGATGCTGCGCATGCCGACGGATCTGTATATCCCGCCGGACGCGCTGGAAATCTTCCTCGAAGCCTTCGAAGGCCCGCTCGACTTGCTGCTCTACCTGATCCGCAAGCAGAATTTCAATATCCTCGATATTCCGATGGCGCAGGTCACCCTGCAATACCTGAAATACGTCGACCAGATCCGCGTGCGCAACCTGGAGCTGGCGGCCGAATATTTGCTGATGGCGGCCATGCTGATCGAGATCAAGTCGCGCATGCTGCTGCCCTCGCGCAAGAGCGAGGT is a window of Janthinobacterium sp. J1-1 DNA encoding:
- a CDS encoding DUF3460 family protein; the protein is MKLPAKHMNYVSDHTLFIAELKAKNPGIEEGQRAGRALLWDKPPVSLDEQDRQMASAVKQQAYVYQNKN
- a CDS encoding GNAT family N-acetyltransferase, translated to MNIVVREAGDEDAALIAGLTRAAWAGKVAASSSGHHETPEQVARALRSGGGFILLVDDMPAGSVRFMPLDSEPAVWEISRMGILPAWRGNHCSQHLLEAVIHHALSCQAEELRLAVRLDQGKLIDFYAAFGFELAEELEYSHANPAEPPPSVMRRMLRY